In Bradyrhizobium sp. WBOS07, the genomic window CACGATGCGCCTCCTCATCATCGAAGACGACCGCGAATCCGCCGACTATCTCGTGAAGGCGTTTCGCGAGGTCGGACACATTGCAGACCACGCCGCCGACGGCGAGGAGGGCCTCGCCATGGCCGAGAGCGGCGATTACGACGTGCTGGTGGTCGACCGCATGCTGCCCAAGCGCGACGGCCTGTCGCTGATCGGCGCGCTGCGCGACAAGGGCAACACGACGCCGGTGCTGATTCTCTCCGCGCTCGGGCAGGTCGACGACCGCATCAAGGGCCTGCGCGCTGGCGGCGACGATTATCTGCCGAAGCCTTATTCGTTCGCCGAGCTGCTGGCCCGGGTCGAGGTGCTGTCGCGCCGCCGCGGCGGGCCCGCCGAGGACACGCTCTACCGCGTCGGCGATCTCGAGCTCGACCGGCTCTCGCACCGCGTCGCCCGCGGCAAGGACGAGCTGACCCTGCAGCCGCGCGAATTCCGCCTGCTCGAATATCTGATGAAGCATGCCGGCCAGGTGGTGACGCGCACCATGCTGCTCGAAAATGTCTGGGACTATCATTTCGATCCGCAGACCAACGTGATCGACGTGCACATCTCGCGGCTGCGCTCCAAGATCGACAAGGGATTCGAGCGGCCGCTGCTTCACACGATCCGCGGCGCCGGGTACATGATCCGCGACGGGATGCGATAAGGCGAACTCGCCCGTTGCGCCGATCGACTTGCGGCGCCCTAGCGCCTGCAATCATCGGCTGCGTCACCGGCCTGCTGCTCCTGCCCGGACGTTGTCGGACGATATTGGCCGACCCCCTCATCGGATGGCAAGAATACCCGACGTGTGGTAGGGGACATCCCACCTGGATGAATCCGTCCCCGATCAGGAAGGATATTCAAGCTTGCAAGTCGCCGCCTTCCCGTCCGACCGAGCTGAAGAGATCCTCGTGTCGGCTTCCAGGCTCTTTGCCCGCCATAGCTATGCCAACGTGACGATGGAGCAGGTCGCAGCCTCGGTGCGATCGGTGCCGGGAGCGCTGTACCACTATTTCCGCGACAAGGAAGACCTGATCTTTCACTGCTACCTGCGCGGCCTTGCGCTCTACAGGCACGAAATCGAGACCGCGGCCGAGCCCGGGATCGACGGGCTCGAGGTCGTCAGGCGATTTATACGTGCCCGGCTGCGGCCTGAAGGCCAGCGCATGATCCTGTTCACCGACATCGATGCACTGGCCGCGTCCTACAGCAACGATGTGCACGCCAGGCGTTGGCAGAATGCCGCGCTGCTGGCCGGTATTCTGAAGCGTGGCGTTGCCGACGGCTCGATAGCCTGCGAGGAGCCGCTCCTGACGGCCGTCGCCCTCATCTCCATCCTGGATTGGGTGCCGTTCTGGTTCTCCGAGCGCGACTACTATTCGCGCCAGCAGGCGATTGATGCGATTGATGACATCATCACGCATGGAGTTTATCGGCGTGAGATTGCCTTGCCGGATATGCCTGAAGCGCCGAGCCTGGCACCGTTTCTCCAGTCCCGCTCCAAATTGAACAAGCGCGCCGCAAAGCTGGACAGGATGCTCTCAATTGCCTCTGACAGTTTCAACCGAAGGGGAGCGTCCGGCACATCACTCGAGAGCATCGCGGCGGACGCCGGCATGACCCGTGCCGGCATCTACTATCATTTCAGCGAAAAAGAGCGCCTCTTGCTGGCTTGCTTGCGAAGAGGCCTGGCCGGCGAGATCGGCATTCGAGAGTATCTGCAGGACCTCGGGCTCGGGCCGTTCGATTATGTCGTTCAGAGAGTGCGTCTGTTGTTGATGCTGCACGACACTCCTTGCGGGCCCAAGGCGACCTACCACAACATCAACTATCTCAACGACGTCGACCGGAAGCACTATGTCGGGCAGGTGCTCGCGACGATCGGGCAGGACCAGAGAAATCATCAGCGTTGGATCGAGGAAGGATATTTCCGGAGCGTCGACACCCACTTCGCCGAACGCGTTCTGACTGGAATGGGCCACTGGTACCCGATCTGGTTCAGGGGCGAGCGGAGCTGGTCTCCGATGCAGATTGCCGATCATTTTTCGCGGCTGTTCCTCGCGGGACTCAAGCCGCGTCGCGGGGTGGTAATAAGCAACCAATCAGCCGCAGATTGAGCGCAGGATTGAGGTCAAAAACTTGCCTGTGAATTCAATGTTTCGGAAGCGCGCGGTGGCTTCCCAAGTTTAAGCCACAATTATTTCTTGCGCCAAAACTTTACACAGTATTCAATGTTCGGGTACCGAAAGCTGGCGCGACCGACGTTGTGAATCAGCTTCGATCGCCAAGGAACAAGAACACGCAAAAGGGAGAAGGCCAGGATGCACAAGCTCGTAATTGCTGCGGCGGCAGCGCTGACGATGCTGGGAGGAGCAGCATACGCGCAGGAAACCATCAAGCTCGGCTACATCGATCCGCTGTCCGGCGGCGGCGCCAGCATCGGTGAAGGCGGCTTGAAGACGTTCCAGTATCTGGCCGATGAGATCAACGCGAAGGGCGGCATATTGGGCCGCAAGATCGAGATTCTGCCCCTCGACAACAAGACCAACCCGCAGGAAAGCCTGGTGCAGGCGCAGAAGGCCATCGACGCCGGCGCCCGCTTCATCACTCAAGGCAATGGCTCGTCGGTCGCCGCAGCGCTGTCCGACTTCGTCACCAAGAACAACACGCGCAATCCCGGCAAGGAAGTGCTCTACTTCAACTATGCCGCCGTCGATCCGAGCCTGACCAACGAAAAATGCAGCTACTGGCATTTTCGCTGGGATGCCAGCTCCGACATCAAGATGGAAGCGCTCACCAGCTATATGAAGGATGTCCCCGCGATCAAGAAGGTGTACCTGATCAACCAGGACTACTCCTTTGGCC contains:
- a CDS encoding TetR/AcrR family transcriptional regulator; the encoded protein is MQVAAFPSDRAEEILVSASRLFARHSYANVTMEQVAASVRSVPGALYHYFRDKEDLIFHCYLRGLALYRHEIETAAEPGIDGLEVVRRFIRARLRPEGQRMILFTDIDALAASYSNDVHARRWQNAALLAGILKRGVADGSIACEEPLLTAVALISILDWVPFWFSERDYYSRQQAIDAIDDIITHGVYRREIALPDMPEAPSLAPFLQSRSKLNKRAAKLDRMLSIASDSFNRRGASGTSLESIAADAGMTRAGIYYHFSEKERLLLACLRRGLAGEIGIREYLQDLGLGPFDYVVQRVRLLLMLHDTPCGPKATYHNINYLNDVDRKHYVGQVLATIGQDQRNHQRWIEEGYFRSVDTHFAERVLTGMGHWYPIWFRGERSWSPMQIADHFSRLFLAGLKPRRGVVISNQSAAD
- a CDS encoding response regulator transcription factor produces the protein MRLLIIEDDRESADYLVKAFREVGHIADHAADGEEGLAMAESGDYDVLVVDRMLPKRDGLSLIGALRDKGNTTPVLILSALGQVDDRIKGLRAGGDDYLPKPYSFAELLARVEVLSRRRGGPAEDTLYRVGDLELDRLSHRVARGKDELTLQPREFRLLEYLMKHAGQVVTRTMLLENVWDYHFDPQTNVIDVHISRLRSKIDKGFERPLLHTIRGAGYMIRDGMR